The following are encoded in a window of Rubellicoccus peritrichatus genomic DNA:
- a CDS encoding GNAT family N-acetyltransferase — protein sequence MDESKALDDGLRVVQYEPRHAEAFRELNLAWIQEYFKVEDFDREELLNPEKTVLGQGGAILVAEESGIAVGVCALLFISPGYYEISKMAVREDRRNCGIGRCLFDAVLQHARDLGAKKLLIISNTIMESAIHLYRKYGFVEIPLPDSQEYDRANIAMELSLV from the coding sequence ATGGATGAATCCAAAGCACTTGATGACGGGCTGCGAGTTGTTCAATATGAACCTCGACATGCTGAAGCTTTCCGAGAGCTAAACCTGGCTTGGATTCAAGAGTATTTCAAGGTGGAGGACTTTGACCGTGAAGAGCTTTTAAATCCTGAAAAAACAGTTCTCGGTCAGGGTGGTGCCATCCTTGTTGCGGAAGAGTCGGGCATTGCCGTAGGAGTCTGCGCGCTTCTTTTTATATCTCCTGGATACTATGAAATATCAAAGATGGCCGTCCGGGAAGACCGCCGAAATTGTGGAATAGGCCGTTGCTTGTTTGATGCAGTCCTTCAGCATGCCCGTGATCTTGGTGCAAAGAAGTTATTGATCATTTCGAACACCATTATGGAGTCGGCGATTCATCTTTATCGGAAATACGGCTTTGTCGAAATACCGTTGCCCGATTCCCAGGAGTACGACCGGGCGAACATCGCGATGGAGCTTTCTTTGGTGTAG
- a CDS encoding GNAT family N-acetyltransferase, producing the protein MIRKANKHDIETLAVWLMDLLDHVREQSQDPYLKDASLSEELATQEVEEFLKDQASRILVAETNGSLVGFISGTTIPPFVPNSTIGDIGYIQMLWVPPNHRLEGWGRKLLESIEAWFSDQGIEYVDLHYLLKNGHADGFWKSCGYTPYRVTARKAL; encoded by the coding sequence ATGATCCGTAAAGCCAACAAACACGACATTGAGACACTCGCGGTTTGGTTGATGGACTTACTGGATCATGTCAGAGAACAAAGCCAGGACCCTTACTTGAAGGATGCATCACTATCAGAAGAGTTAGCCACTCAGGAAGTTGAGGAATTTCTCAAAGACCAGGCATCTCGAATTCTGGTCGCAGAAACGAATGGATCCTTGGTCGGGTTTATATCCGGAACAACCATACCGCCATTCGTCCCCAATTCTACTATCGGCGATATTGGCTACATTCAAATGTTATGGGTTCCACCAAATCATCGTCTTGAAGGCTGGGGACGTAAACTGCTGGAATCCATTGAAGCATGGTTTTCAGATCAAGGCATAGAATATGTCGACCTTCACTACCTTCTTAAAAATGGACACGCTGACGGCTTCTGGAAATCATGCGGCTATACACCTTATAGAGTCACAGCAAGAAAAGCATTATGA